In a single window of the Micromonospora inositola genome:
- the glgB gene encoding 1,4-alpha-glucan branching protein GlgB: MDQLIAGETHDPHAVLGAHPADGHTTIRTMRRGAADVAVLVGDERHPMKRVHDVGVFEVTVPGEVLDYRVEVDGTTHDDPYRYPPTLGEVDLHLIGEGRHERLWEALGARVFDEGVAFTVWAPNARGVRVVGDFTGWGPDDGWPMRSLGSSGVWEIFVPGAHVGARYKYRILGADGHWRDKADPLAAYAEVPPATASVVHHSTYEWHDAAWLERRAKRQPHQAPMSVYEVHLGSWRPGLGYRELAEQLTAYVTELGFTHVEFLPVMEHPFGGSWGYQVTGYYSPTSRFGDPDDFRYLVDRLHQAGVGVILDWVPAHFPKDEWALARFDGTPLYEHPDPRRGEHPDWGTYVFDFGRREVRNFLVANALYWLAEFHVDGLRVDAVASMLYLDYSRQEGQWAPNVHGGRENLEAIAFLQEVNATVYKHHAGVVMVAEESTAWPGVTRPTAEGGLGFGFKWNMGWMHDTLLYTSKDPIYRQHHHHQLTFSLAYAWSENYMLPISHDEVVHGKGSLVGKMPGDSWQKLANVRALLAYMWAHPGKQLLFMGCELADDREWSEERGLDWYLTHDPARAGVQRLVADLNAAYRATPALWTQDTEPAGFRWIAGDDVAHNTVSFIRIAPDGATLVCVANFSALPLEDYRVGLPAGGTWTEVINTDAHHYGGSGVGNLGAVHAQDVPWHGMVASAPLRVPPLGVLWLRRD, translated from the coding sequence ATGGACCAGCTGATCGCCGGCGAGACGCACGACCCGCACGCCGTCCTCGGCGCGCACCCGGCCGACGGGCACACCACCATCCGCACGATGCGCCGGGGCGCCGCCGACGTGGCCGTGCTGGTCGGCGACGAGCGGCATCCGATGAAGCGGGTGCACGACGTGGGCGTCTTCGAGGTCACCGTGCCCGGCGAGGTGCTCGACTACCGGGTCGAGGTGGACGGCACGACCCACGACGACCCGTACCGCTATCCGCCCACGCTGGGCGAGGTGGACCTGCACCTGATCGGCGAGGGCCGGCACGAGCGGCTCTGGGAGGCGCTCGGCGCGCGGGTCTTCGACGAGGGCGTCGCGTTCACCGTCTGGGCGCCGAACGCGCGCGGGGTGCGGGTGGTCGGCGACTTCACCGGCTGGGGGCCGGACGACGGCTGGCCGATGCGCTCCCTCGGCTCCAGCGGCGTGTGGGAGATCTTCGTGCCCGGCGCGCACGTCGGCGCCCGGTACAAGTACCGGATCCTCGGCGCCGACGGGCACTGGCGGGACAAGGCCGACCCCCTCGCCGCGTACGCGGAGGTGCCGCCGGCCACCGCCTCGGTGGTGCACCACTCGACGTACGAGTGGCACGACGCGGCCTGGCTGGAGCGGCGGGCGAAGCGGCAGCCGCACCAGGCGCCGATGAGCGTGTACGAGGTGCACCTCGGCTCCTGGCGGCCCGGCCTCGGCTACCGGGAGCTGGCCGAGCAGCTGACCGCGTACGTCACCGAGCTGGGCTTCACGCACGTCGAGTTCCTGCCGGTGATGGAGCACCCGTTCGGCGGCTCGTGGGGGTACCAGGTCACCGGCTACTACTCCCCCACCTCCCGTTTCGGCGACCCGGACGACTTCCGGTACCTGGTGGACCGCCTGCACCAGGCCGGCGTCGGCGTCATCCTGGACTGGGTGCCCGCGCACTTTCCCAAGGACGAGTGGGCCCTGGCCCGCTTCGACGGCACCCCCCTCTACGAGCACCCCGACCCGCGCCGCGGCGAGCACCCCGACTGGGGCACGTACGTCTTCGACTTCGGCCGCCGCGAGGTGCGCAACTTCCTCGTCGCCAACGCCCTCTACTGGCTGGCGGAGTTCCACGTCGACGGGCTGCGGGTCGACGCCGTCGCCTCGATGCTCTACCTGGACTACTCCCGGCAGGAGGGGCAGTGGGCCCCCAACGTGCACGGCGGCCGGGAGAACCTGGAGGCGATCGCCTTTCTCCAGGAGGTGAACGCCACCGTCTACAAGCACCACGCCGGGGTGGTGATGGTCGCCGAGGAGTCCACCGCCTGGCCGGGCGTCACGCGGCCGACCGCCGAGGGCGGGCTGGGCTTCGGCTTCAAGTGGAACATGGGCTGGATGCACGACACCCTGCTCTACACCTCGAAGGACCCGATCTACCGGCAGCATCACCACCACCAGCTCACCTTCTCCCTGGCGTACGCCTGGAGCGAGAACTACATGCTGCCGATCAGCCACGACGAGGTGGTGCACGGCAAGGGCTCGCTGGTCGGCAAGATGCCCGGCGACAGCTGGCAGAAGCTGGCCAACGTCCGGGCACTCCTCGCGTACATGTGGGCGCACCCCGGCAAGCAGCTGCTCTTCATGGGCTGCGAGCTGGCCGACGACCGGGAGTGGAGCGAGGAACGCGGCCTCGACTGGTACCTCACGCACGACCCGGCCCGGGCCGGCGTGCAGCGCCTCGTGGCCGACCTCAACGCCGCGTACCGGGCCACCCCGGCGCTCTGGACGCAGGACACCGAGCCGGCGGGGTTCCGCTGGATCGCCGGGGACGACGTCGCCCACAACACCGTCTCGTTCATCCGGATCGCCCCGGACGGCGCGACCCTGGTCTGCGTGGCGAACTTCTCCGCCCTGCCGCTGGAGGACTACCGGGTCGGCCTGCCGGCGGGCGGCACCTGGACCGAGGTGATCAACACCGACGCGCACCACTACGGCGGCTCGGGGGTGGGCAACCTCGGCGCGGTGCACGCCCAGGACGTCCCCTGGCACGGGATGGTCGCCTCGGCGCCGCTGCGGGTGCCCCCGCTCGGTGTGCTCTGGCTCCGCCGCGACTGA
- a CDS encoding M48 family metallopeptidase — protein sequence MRTSLRAVLSVVLLIGFYALALGLVVVVGAFGLEVGGDWDGSGTMTYRPFVTGAALLLLLTLLFALGRVLTLRSTPPEGVRLTPERAPQLWELVRELAARVGTREPDEIRLVAEANAAVTEDSKLFGLIPGWRTVIVGLPLLRAYRVDQLRAVLAHEMGHFSGRHTATVRLAHRGRMVIVDTVRCTTFGVLRAVLSGYAHLYVAVEQSVSRELEYEADRYAVAAGGKKAMVSALREIRVVATGWDEYLERHVRPAYDRGHLPEDLFGGFEAYLTACREGIRERSVEVAPVEPGWWDSHPPIGDRIAALRFVPDVAVAEDGRPATVLIHDVDATSRQLQAGVFEKAGIKVLPWDRLTPTLADQSARGLAHPLFQAASRLTGRADADLDLLLDLFAADRYDDLARALNPDAEGEDGLRELTGAFEGAVEAAAVESGAAAWRHAWSGPPELLTGTGEPLPLGELVELAADPLTVPAARERLGALGIRVSVEPASPAPA from the coding sequence ATGAGGACGTCGCTGCGGGCGGTGCTTTCCGTCGTCCTGCTGATCGGCTTCTACGCACTGGCGCTCGGGCTGGTCGTGGTGGTTGGCGCGTTCGGGTTGGAGGTGGGCGGCGACTGGGACGGCTCCGGCACCATGACATACCGGCCGTTCGTGACCGGGGCCGCTCTCTTACTGCTCCTCACGCTGCTGTTCGCCCTCGGCCGGGTGCTCACCCTCCGGTCGACCCCGCCGGAGGGGGTCCGGCTCACCCCGGAACGCGCACCGCAGCTGTGGGAGCTGGTGCGCGAGCTCGCCGCCCGGGTCGGCACCCGCGAGCCGGACGAGATCCGGCTGGTCGCCGAGGCCAACGCCGCCGTGACCGAGGACTCGAAGCTGTTCGGCCTCATCCCCGGCTGGCGGACGGTGATCGTCGGGCTGCCGCTGCTGCGCGCGTATCGCGTCGACCAGCTCCGGGCGGTCCTCGCGCACGAGATGGGCCACTTCTCCGGCCGGCACACGGCGACCGTGCGGCTCGCCCACCGCGGCCGGATGGTCATCGTCGACACGGTCCGCTGCACCACCTTCGGGGTGCTGCGCGCCGTCCTCTCCGGCTACGCCCACCTGTACGTCGCCGTCGAGCAGTCCGTCAGCCGGGAGTTGGAGTACGAGGCTGACCGCTACGCCGTGGCCGCCGGCGGGAAGAAGGCGATGGTCAGCGCGCTGCGCGAGATCCGGGTGGTGGCCACCGGCTGGGACGAGTACCTGGAGCGCCACGTGCGGCCGGCGTACGACCGCGGCCACCTGCCGGAGGACCTGTTCGGCGGGTTCGAGGCGTACCTGACCGCGTGCCGCGAGGGGATCCGCGAACGCAGCGTCGAGGTGGCGCCGGTCGAGCCGGGCTGGTGGGACAGCCATCCGCCGATCGGAGACCGCATCGCCGCGCTGCGGTTCGTCCCGGACGTCGCCGTGGCCGAGGACGGCCGACCCGCGACCGTGCTGATCCACGACGTCGACGCGACGAGCCGGCAGCTCCAGGCGGGCGTCTTCGAAAAGGCCGGCATCAAGGTGCTCCCCTGGGACCGGCTCACCCCGACCCTGGCGGACCAGTCCGCCCGGGGCCTGGCCCACCCGCTCTTCCAGGCGGCGAGCCGACTCACCGGCCGTGCGGATGCGGACCTCGACCTGCTGCTGGACCTCTTCGCCGCCGACCGGTACGACGACCTGGCCCGGGCCCTCAACCCGGACGCCGAGGGCGAGGACGGCCTACGGGAGTTGACCGGGGCCTTCGAGGGCGCGGTGGAGGCCGCGGCGGTGGAGTCGGGCGCGGCCGCCTGGCGGCACGCCTGGTCCGGCCCGCCCGAGCTGCTCACCGGCACCGGCGAACCGCTGCCCCTCGGTGAGCTGGTGGAACTGGCCGCCGATCCGCTCACGGTGCCCGCCGCCCGGGAGCGCCTCGGGGCGCTCGGGATCCGGGTGTCGGTCGAACCCGCGTCGCCGGCCCCCGCGTAG
- a CDS encoding App1 family protein — protein MPPTPAGELAVPNLHRAARIEDAVHNLVERRLRRTGWRVNIIAYAGYGAPGWARVLCRVLLGRPDTRQRGRLDKVRGWRSFATLPAKHATVTIEAGGVRQEVTADRSGFVDAVIEADFAPGWASVLLTVPDAEPVEALVRILDPEVRFGILSDIDDTVMVTALPRPLLAAWNTFVLDEHARAAVPGMAVLYERLVTAHPGAPVFYLSTGAWNVAPTLTRFLSRHLYPAGPLLLTDWGPTADRWFRSGREHKRATLARLAREFPDVRWLLIGDDGQHDQEIYREFAAAHPDNVAGVAIRRLSPTQSVLAGSLPAPAGIPSAGPVGQKWLSAPDGAGLWKLLREAGLV, from the coding sequence GTGCCACCCACACCCGCTGGCGAGCTTGCCGTACCGAACCTGCACCGGGCCGCGCGGATCGAGGACGCCGTGCACAACCTGGTGGAGCGTCGGCTGCGGCGCACCGGGTGGCGGGTCAACATCATCGCGTACGCCGGCTACGGCGCCCCGGGCTGGGCGCGGGTGCTCTGTCGGGTGCTGCTCGGCCGCCCGGACACCCGCCAGCGCGGCCGGCTGGACAAGGTACGCGGCTGGCGCAGCTTCGCCACCCTGCCCGCCAAGCACGCCACCGTCACCATCGAGGCCGGCGGCGTACGACAGGAGGTGACGGCCGACCGCAGCGGCTTCGTCGACGCCGTCATCGAGGCCGACTTCGCCCCCGGCTGGGCCTCCGTACTCCTCACCGTGCCCGACGCCGAGCCGGTCGAGGCGTTGGTCCGCATCCTGGACCCGGAGGTCCGGTTCGGCATCCTCTCCGACATCGATGACACGGTCATGGTCACCGCGCTGCCCCGGCCGCTGCTCGCCGCGTGGAACACCTTCGTCCTCGACGAGCACGCCCGGGCCGCGGTGCCAGGCATGGCGGTGCTCTACGAGCGGCTGGTCACCGCGCACCCCGGCGCGCCGGTCTTCTACCTGTCCACCGGGGCGTGGAACGTCGCCCCGACGCTGACCCGGTTCCTCTCCCGGCACCTGTACCCGGCCGGGCCACTGCTGCTCACCGACTGGGGTCCGACGGCCGACCGCTGGTTCCGCAGCGGCCGGGAGCACAAGCGGGCCACCCTGGCCCGGCTGGCCCGGGAGTTCCCCGACGTGCGGTGGTTGCTGATCGGCGACGACGGCCAGCACGACCAGGAGATCTACCGCGAGTTCGCCGCCGCCCACCCGGACAACGTGGCCGGGGTGGCGATCCGCCGACTGTCACCGACCCAGTCGGTGCTCGCCGGCAGCCTGCCCGCGCCCGCGGGCATACCGTCCGCCGGACCGGTGGGGCAGAAGTGGCTCTCCGCGCCGGACGGCGCCGGCCTGTGGAAGCTGCTGCGGGAAGCGGGCCTGGTCTGA